The following proteins come from a genomic window of Lolium rigidum isolate FL_2022 chromosome 5, APGP_CSIRO_Lrig_0.1, whole genome shotgun sequence:
- the LOC124654227 gene encoding SWI/SNF complex subunit SWI3C homolog: MPRKASSSSDAKLKWRKRKRSQDPSPSKPDHSDDSDSAPEDDAPHASANGAQTLDDDDLRDAEVLSSSEPISAFPAAARRTITRVHPSVLAAVAADRAVSAGDTTAPGPALENISHGQLQVLAAMLPDHPSLSNDPDKPSSYVCTVPPLMEGQGVPKQFYGKLLLVPRHADWFSPATVHRLERQVVPHFFSGKSPGNTPEKYIMLRNKVIVKYLERPVRRLAFAECQGLVTNTTELYDLSRIVRFLDTWGIINYLAAGSVHRGLRLATSLVREEQTGELQLQSAPLKSIDGLVLFDRPKCSVRAEDIASVASTSSALEVPNGDTGLADLDEKIWERLSESFCSYCLQPLPSLHYESQKEADIALCSDCFHDARFVPGHSSLDFQRVDGTKDGLDNDGDSWTDDETLLLLEGVEKYNDNWNGIADHVGTKSKAQCIHHFIRLPVEDGLLESMEVPEASVSSRVQSNGFSHSNSNGSISGSFPQSSQPGQQLPFVNSANPVMSLVAFLASAVGPRIAASCANAALSVLTRDDSRMCPEGNDAMGQAARPNYDASSSVSPENVKYAAMCGLSAAATKCKLFADQEEREIQRLAATIINHQLKRLELKLKQFAEVETLLLKESEQVERGRQNLNAQRTRVMSARFGSSGGPMPGGSSTMASNPMNQANPRPPAMQGAMPPANMQAYYANNMQGHPAQLAFLQQQQQQQQQQQRQQQQQQQQHMLSFGPRLPLSAIHPGSTSAPSVMFNPGTPNSATQSHHPMLRPPTGNNSSFG; the protein is encoded by the exons atgCCTCgcaaggcctcctcctcctcag ATGCGAAGCTCAAGTGGCGCAAGCGGAAGCGCTCCCAGGACCCCTCCCCATCCAAGCCCGACCACTCCGACGACTCCGACTCCGCGCCGGAAGACGACGCGCCCCACGCCTCCGCCAACGGGGCCCAAACCCTAGATGACGACGACCTCCGCGACGCGGAGGTGCTCTCCTCATCCGAGCCCATTTCCGCTTTCCCCGCGGCCGCCCGCCGCACCATCACCCGGGTCCACCCATCCGTGCTCGCAGCCGTGGCCGCCGACCGTGCCGTGTCTGCTGGCGACACCACCGCCCCGGGCCCCGCGCTCGAGAACATCTCGCACGGCCAGCTGCAGGTGCTCGCGGCCATGCTCCCGGACCACCCGTCCCTCTCCAACGACCCGGACAAGCCGTCCTCCTACGTCTGCACCGTGCCTCCGCTCATGGAAGGCCAGGGCGTGCCCAAGCAGTTCTACGGCAAGCTGCTCCTCGTGCCCCGACACGCag ATTGGTTCTCGCCGGCGACGGTGCACAGGCTGGAGAGGCAGGTGGTGCCGCACTTCTTCTCGGGGAAGTCCCCGGGGAACACGCCGGAGAAGTACATCATGCTGAGGAACAAGGTGATTGTCAAGTACCTGGAGCGGCCCGTGAGGAGGCTCGCGTTTGCAGAGTGCCAGGGGCTCGTCACCAACACGACTGAACTGTACGACCTGAGTAGGATCGTCAGGTTCCTGGACACGTGGGGGATCATTAACTACCTCGCCGCTGGGTCTGTGCACCGGGGCTTGAGATTGGCGACGTCGTTAGTCAGGGAGGAGCAGACGGGGGAGCTGCAGCTGCAATCCGCGCCGTTGAAATCGATTGATGGCTTGGTTTTGTTTGATCGGCCAAAGTGCAGCGTCCGGGCGGAGGATATCGCGTCGGTGGCCTCGACTTCCTCTGCTCTGGAGGTGCCAAATGGTGATACTGGTCTTGCAGACTTGGATGAAAAGATTTGGGAGCGCCTGTCCGAGAGTTTTTGTAGTTATTGCTTACAGCCTTTGCCCAGCTTACACTATGAGTCACAAAAGGAG GCAGACATTGCGCTTTGCTCGGATTGTTTCCACGATGCAAGATTTGTTCCTGGCCACTCAAGCTTAGATTTTCAGAGAGTGGATGGAACGAAAGATGGATTAGACAATGACGGGGACAGCTGGACTGATGATGAAACTCTACTGTTGCTAGAGGGTGTAGAGAAGTACAATGATAACTGGAATGGTATTGCTGACCATGTCGGAACAAAGTCAAAGGCGCAATGTATTCACCATTTTATTCGTCTTCCAGTGGAAGATGGTTTGTTAGAGAGCATGGAAGTGccagaagcatctgtttcatctaGAGTACAAAGCAATGGATTTTCGCATTCAAATTCCAACGGCAGCATTTCAG GAAGCTTTCCCCAAAGTAGCCAACCTGGACAGCAGCTTCCATTCGTTAATTCCGCTAATCCAGTAATGTCTCTG GTTGCATTCTTGGCCTCTGCAGTAGGACCAAGAATAGCAGCATCCTGTGCAAATGCTGCTTTATCTGTTTTGACGAGAGATGATTCCAG GATGTGTCCAGAAGGCAATGATGCTATGGGTCAAGCTGCTCGTCCAAACTATG ATGCCTCATCATCTGTCTCTCCTGAAAACGTCAAATATGCTGCAATGTGTGGCTTGTCAGCAGCGGCAACAAAGTGCAAACTTTTTGCAGATCAGGAGGAGCGTGAAATTCAGAGACTGGCGGCCACCATCATAAACCACCAG TTGAAGAGATTGGAGTTGAAGTTGAAGCAATTTGCAGAGGTCGAGACCCTGCTTTTGAAGGAAAGTGAGCAGGTTGAGAGGGGAAGGCAGAATCTTAATGCTCAGCGTACCCGGGTGATGTCAGCTCGGTTTGGTTCCAGTGGAGGCCCAATGCCCGGAGGCAGCAGCACCATGGCCTCAAATCCAATGAATCAAGCCAACCCTCGACCACCAGCAATGCAAGGAGCAATGCCTCCGGCCAACATGCAAGCGTATTACGCCAATAACATGCAGGGACATCCAGCCCAGCTTGCTTtcttgcagcagcagcagcagcagcagcagcagcaacagcgtcagcagcagcagcaacaacagcagcataTGCTCTCATTTGGGCCTCGCCTGCCACTCTCGGCTATCCACCCAGGCTCAACGTCAGCACCAAGCGTCATGTTCAATCCTGGCACGCCCAATTCGGCCACCCAAAGCCATCATCCAATGCTGAGACCGCCCACTGGGAATAATTCTAGTTTTGGTTAA